From the genome of Limnochordia bacterium:
TGATAACCTGCGTTTGCAGATTGTAGACGTACGGAAGTGTGCCTTAAGGCATCCATCGGCAAAGACCCTTGCCACTTGGCTTGAGGAAGTGGGTTTCAGTGAGGTACTCCCAACACACGATGGAGGTACTTTCGCCAGAAGGCTTTATGATCACGTCCCCATAGACAGGCGCCCTAGTGATATCGATGGCCTAGATGCAGTGCTAGAGCCCCTTGTCGGCATTGCTGTTGAATTGGCTGCTCCCATAGGGCTAGATCCGATGATTACCGCGGTGAAGTAGGGGAGGGTTCGAACTATTTAGAGTCTATGGCCACTATCCCCGGCACGCTCCGTTCGGCCTATCGCTTTCTGTGCGAGAAATCCCGATACTTTGGTAGTCGTTGCAGCTGATCATGAGACAGATGCCCTTAGCATCGGCAAAGATTATGCCTTTGATCCAGTGCTTCTTCGGCAGAACAGGGCTTCCTCGGGTTGTATAGCCCGATTGCTCGACGAAGATAGGAGTAATGCAATTGAGATCATGGAGGAATATGCCGGGATCCGTCTGACCGATGATGGGGTGGCATTGATTCAGATTGTGGCAGATTCTACTCGTGCCGTCGGTACTATCTTTAACGACAGAATTGGGGTAATCTGGGGTTCTGGGAATCACAGTGGCGAAATGCTTCCCTTGAGTGCCCACGGGGC
Proteins encoded in this window:
- a CDS encoding alkaline phosphatase, whose product is MVVVAADHETDALSIGKDYAFDPVLLRQNRASSGCIARLLDEDRSNAIEIMEEYAGIRLTDDGVALIQIVADSTRAVGTIFNDRIGVIWGSGNHSGEMLPLSAHGADAHLFAGFYDNTDIPKKIAEAVGLDF